The following proteins come from a genomic window of Desertibacillus haloalkaliphilus:
- a CDS encoding ABC transporter permease subunit: MTTYLIKEWKEQSRGKGLWLGLGIIILVSIFILIEARNYPTEQSFEVFLVSLYEMNVYLLPLLCLFLASFTIMQEKELKTLMILMTKKESYRSFLLKKSVAVHGVMLALFVGWYFLLAIPMKFLLPFETSSFLTFLVSVIIFIVIFNQVGVFLGSICSSRMQVVGACVFVWFLFVFLADLVYLYFLPAVTLDNVLIFSILFFLHPLHAIRIYLENSIGIFSLEYMSRLMEKMIWLSPVMFVMLNIIIWTIVSFELAVRLKRKGVRA, from the coding sequence ATGACCACATATTTAATCAAGGAATGGAAAGAACAATCGAGAGGAAAGGGGCTTTGGCTAGGACTTGGCATTATAATCCTCGTCTCGATTTTTATTTTAATAGAAGCTAGAAATTACCCGACGGAACAAAGCTTTGAAGTGTTTTTGGTTTCACTCTATGAAATGAATGTCTATCTGCTACCACTTCTATGTTTATTTCTAGCATCATTTACGATTATGCAAGAAAAGGAATTAAAGACACTTATGATTCTCATGACAAAGAAGGAATCCTACCGCAGTTTTTTACTGAAAAAAAGTGTAGCCGTTCATGGGGTTATGTTGGCTTTATTTGTTGGCTGGTATTTTTTATTGGCGATTCCAATGAAATTCCTTCTTCCGTTTGAGACAAGTAGTTTTCTTACGTTTCTTGTTTCAGTCATTATTTTTATTGTGATTTTTAATCAAGTTGGCGTGTTTTTAGGTAGTATTTGCTCATCGAGAATGCAAGTGGTTGGTGCATGTGTGTTTGTATGGTTTTTGTTTGTTTTTCTTGCAGACCTTGTTTATCTTTATTTCCTACCAGCGGTAACCTTAGATAATGTATTGATTTTTTCAATCCTCTTCTTCCTGCATCCACTACATGCGATTCGAATCTATTTGGAGAATTCAATTGGGATTTTTTCATTAGAGTATATGTCTCGTTTAATGGAGAAAATGATTTGGTTATCCCCGGTGATGTTTGTCATGTTAAATATCATTATTTGGACAATTGTTTCGTTTGAATTAGCGGTCCGTTTGAAACGTAAAGGGGTGAGGGCATGA
- the nosD gene encoding nitrous oxide reductase family maturation protein NosD produces MKKLVALCVTWLVIVLGNASVSAETSLQQMIDDTPENGVLELSDQVYEGNITITKPITIIGSEHTVIRGDQRGNVIEIFGSGVHLKKLSVQDSGIDRNSEEEYAAIKVHSDENHIESITISNSFHGIYLSQAHENRIEGIDVTGVDVSGQVAAQGNGIHVYYSNGNTIINNHVTGTRDGIFFDYSNENEVVDNMISETRYGLHYMYSDDNRFDNNSFSQNTGGAAIMHSRRNELTNNTFSLNQSTRSFGLLLQSANDNVVTGNEFFQNQRGVFIDQSQRNYLANNEFFQNHIGIEIWASANDQTFTENTFFRNIASVITVGGQSTNQWSEGDMGNYWGRELPLLDLDQDGVGDFPVTFESGLYQLIEENELAYLFLKSPTITIYEKMNQLLSRQKVMFVDEYPLVDGDSTPLLSRIPFFLLLVAVVAIGLRRRQLR; encoded by the coding sequence ATGAAAAAGCTAGTGGCTTTGTGTGTAACATGGTTGGTGATCGTGCTCGGCAATGCAAGTGTATCTGCAGAAACGTCTTTGCAGCAAATGATTGATGATACCCCTGAAAACGGCGTGTTAGAGCTGTCCGATCAAGTGTATGAAGGGAATATCACGATCACAAAGCCAATAACCATTATCGGTTCAGAACATACTGTAATTCGCGGGGATCAACGTGGAAATGTGATCGAAATTTTTGGTTCGGGTGTTCACCTAAAAAAGTTATCTGTTCAAGACAGTGGGATTGATCGTAATTCAGAAGAAGAGTATGCGGCAATTAAAGTTCACTCTGATGAAAACCATATCGAGTCGATAACGATTAGTAACTCATTTCACGGCATCTATTTAAGCCAAGCACACGAAAATAGGATTGAAGGTATAGACGTCACTGGGGTTGATGTGAGCGGACAAGTGGCTGCTCAAGGGAATGGCATTCATGTGTATTACTCAAACGGAAATACAATTATCAATAATCATGTTACGGGAACACGTGATGGGATTTTCTTTGATTATTCAAATGAGAATGAAGTAGTAGACAATATGATTAGTGAGACAAGGTATGGCTTGCATTACATGTATTCAGATGATAATCGCTTTGATAATAACTCGTTTAGTCAAAATACCGGTGGAGCTGCAATTATGCATTCAAGAAGAAATGAACTAACTAATAATACGTTTTCCTTAAATCAAAGTACACGCTCCTTTGGATTGTTATTGCAATCTGCCAATGACAATGTCGTTACTGGTAACGAATTTTTTCAAAATCAACGCGGAGTTTTTATCGATCAATCACAACGAAATTATCTAGCAAATAATGAGTTTTTTCAAAATCATATTGGCATTGAAATTTGGGCTAGTGCAAATGATCAAACATTTACGGAAAATACATTTTTCAGAAATATCGCATCAGTGATTACGGTTGGAGGTCAGTCTACGAATCAGTGGAGCGAGGGTGATATGGGAAACTATTGGGGGAGAGAGCTGCCGTTACTCGATCTTGACCAAGATGGAGTCGGTGATTTTCCAGTTACATTTGAGTCTGGTCTCTATCAATTAATTGAGGAAAATGAGTTAGCTTATCTGTTTTTGAAGAGTCCAACAATCACGATTTATGAGAAAATGAATCAACTGTTAAGTCGGCAGAAGGTGATGTTTGTAGATGAATACCCATTAGTCGATGGTGATTCGACACCGCTGTTAAGTCGAATACCGTTTTTCCTTCTCCTAGTAGCAGTGGTCGCGATTGGTTTAAGAAGGAGGCAGCTGAGATGA
- a CDS encoding transketolase C-terminal domain-containing protein: MAAMAAAQINYHIMGYFPITPSTEIAQILDTMKAKGQHDIHLIPADGEHGSAGICYGAAASGARVFNATSANGLLYMLEQLPVQSGTRFPMVLNLVTRAVSGPLDIQGDHSDLYYALNTGWVILLARTPQDVYDLNIIALKLAEHKDVRLPVIVAYDGFFTSHQKRKVEYFKDAEVVQTFIGDQPTEYPHILDRDHPVTVGPYMSNQDLINNNFQQSEALYNAEEVFKELAAEYKQYSGRDYPLLDLYQMEDAEVALFLVNSAAETAKDVVDQLRAKGIKAGVVSPTILRPFPAEALRHALKNVKALLVGERADSYGAHGANLTHEVKSTLQEDPDNNTVVLSRVFGVGGKNFYPDEAEAFFQLTIDVVNGKSPKSFDYFGHTPGNLEHAKAFEVQTKPSEYNSGLIKVTPDDESGKLKVKLPPLRQLTSKPKRLAPGHGACPGCGIFPGLELFFKGIEGDVVTLFHTGCGFVTTTGYPHSSHKQSFMHNLFQNGPATLSGAVEAFFEKKRRGEIEVDDDFTFVMITGDGGMDIGMGSAVGTALRNHKMIILEYDNEGYMNTGSQLSYSTPLGHMTSTSNVGKTQQGKAFHHKDTAQIMAETNIPYVFTGTEAYPQDLVKKAAKAQWYAQNEGLVYGKLLITCPLNWKADESQGETIMKSAVDSCFFPLYEVEKGETTITYDPEAKGKRIELSDWLKAMGKTKHLIRPENENLLKGFEAEVDRRWNRLKAKHEHPSL, translated from the coding sequence ATGGCAGCCATGGCAGCCGCACAAATTAACTATCACATTATGGGGTATTTCCCGATTACTCCTTCAACTGAAATTGCCCAAATTCTAGATACAATGAAAGCAAAAGGTCAACATGATATTCACTTGATTCCAGCAGATGGTGAACATGGCTCAGCCGGAATCTGTTACGGTGCAGCAGCTAGTGGCGCACGTGTCTTTAATGCAACAAGCGCAAATGGGCTTTTATATATGCTAGAGCAACTCCCTGTTCAATCAGGAACACGTTTCCCAATGGTTTTAAACCTTGTGACACGAGCAGTAAGCGGACCACTTGATATCCAAGGCGATCATTCAGACCTATATTATGCTCTCAATACCGGCTGGGTCATTTTACTTGCACGCACACCTCAGGATGTTTATGACCTGAACATTATTGCACTTAAATTAGCCGAACATAAGGACGTGCGCCTCCCTGTCATTGTTGCTTATGATGGTTTCTTTACTTCTCATCAAAAGCGGAAGGTAGAATACTTTAAAGACGCGGAAGTTGTTCAAACCTTTATCGGTGATCAACCAACTGAATACCCACACATACTTGATCGCGATCACCCAGTTACCGTTGGACCATACATGAGTAACCAAGATCTCATCAACAATAATTTCCAACAATCGGAAGCGCTTTACAACGCTGAAGAGGTGTTTAAAGAACTTGCTGCTGAGTATAAGCAATACTCCGGCCGTGACTATCCACTTCTTGACCTTTACCAAATGGAAGATGCTGAAGTTGCATTATTCTTAGTCAATTCCGCTGCAGAAACAGCAAAAGATGTTGTTGATCAATTACGTGCCAAAGGAATAAAAGCTGGGGTAGTAAGTCCGACGATTCTTCGCCCATTCCCAGCAGAAGCCCTTCGTCACGCACTTAAAAATGTGAAGGCACTTCTTGTAGGCGAACGTGCCGATTCCTACGGAGCCCACGGTGCAAACTTAACTCATGAAGTGAAATCTACTCTACAAGAGGACCCTGACAACAATACAGTTGTTTTAAGTCGTGTATTTGGTGTCGGCGGGAAAAACTTTTATCCAGATGAAGCAGAAGCGTTTTTCCAACTAACCATCGATGTTGTCAATGGCAAATCACCTAAAAGCTTTGATTACTTTGGTCACACGCCAGGAAACCTAGAACATGCAAAAGCATTCGAAGTGCAAACAAAGCCGTCTGAGTACAACTCTGGATTAATCAAAGTGACACCGGATGACGAAAGCGGAAAACTAAAAGTAAAACTCCCACCACTTCGTCAGCTAACATCAAAACCAAAGCGCTTGGCTCCAGGACACGGGGCATGTCCTGGCTGCGGAATCTTCCCAGGTCTTGAGCTCTTCTTTAAAGGCATAGAAGGTGACGTTGTAACATTATTTCATACAGGATGTGGCTTTGTAACGACGACAGGCTATCCACACAGCTCACATAAACAAAGTTTTATGCATAACTTATTCCAAAACGGTCCAGCAACACTTTCTGGTGCTGTTGAAGCGTTCTTTGAAAAGAAACGTCGGGGTGAAATCGAAGTTGATGACGATTTCACATTTGTGATGATTACTGGCGATGGTGGTATGGATATTGGTATGGGATCTGCTGTTGGAACAGCTCTTCGTAACCATAAGATGATCATTCTTGAATATGACAATGAAGGTTATATGAATACCGGAAGCCAACTGTCATACTCCACTCCACTTGGACATATGACATCAACATCAAATGTCGGCAAGACCCAACAAGGGAAAGCGTTCCATCATAAAGATACAGCCCAAATCATGGCTGAGACAAATATCCCATATGTGTTTACAGGTACGGAAGCATACCCACAAGATTTAGTTAAAAAAGCAGCAAAGGCTCAATGGTATGCACAAAATGAAGGATTAGTCTACGGAAAGCTTCTCATCACTTGTCCACTAAACTGGAAAGCCGATGAAAGCCAAGGTGAAACGATCATGAAATCTGCCGTTGATTCATGTTTCTTCCCACTATATGAAGTTGAAAAAGGGGAAACAACGATCACTTATGATCCAGAAGCAAAAGGAAAACGTATTGAGTTAAGCGATTGGTTAAAAGCGATGGGGAAAACCAAGCACCTTATACGCCCTGAAAACGAAAACTTACTCAAAGGATTTGAGGCGGAAGTAGATCGTCGTTGGAATCGATTAAAAGCAAAACATGAACATCCGAGTCTATAA
- a CDS encoding FixH family protein — MMRKLVILFTLLLLPMVVACSATGDYEATIEEVPVYDAGESSLISILITDNEEAAAGLSASAFLEMSQMDHGVIEVQFDDQGNGLYESDVALPMGGEWLVTITITDGDHVAEDVLLFEVDEK, encoded by the coding sequence ATGATGAGAAAACTAGTAATCTTGTTCACTTTACTACTATTGCCAATGGTCGTAGCTTGTAGTGCAACTGGTGACTATGAAGCTACGATTGAAGAGGTTCCAGTTTATGATGCAGGTGAAAGTTCTCTAATTTCGATTTTAATAACTGATAATGAAGAAGCTGCCGCAGGATTAAGTGCATCAGCATTTTTAGAAATGAGCCAGATGGACCATGGTGTGATTGAAGTTCAATTTGATGATCAAGGAAATGGACTCTATGAGAGTGATGTTGCTTTACCAATGGGTGGAGAGTGGCTTGTGACAATAACGATAACTGATGGTGACCATGTCGCAGAAGATGTCTTATTATTTGAGGTGGATGAAAAATGA
- a CDS encoding ABC transporter ATP-binding protein, producing the protein MISIKGLSYHYKKKQILNHVDLKIESGELCALVGRNGAGKSTLIHAMLGLLQVKEGQVYLAGYSHKKGDWKKHVAYLPEKFQLHPQLTGEENMHFFASLADQKVDEERLCDQLKLVNLYEERGKPVKDYSKGMLQRLGLAVMLYYDTELLILDEPTSGLDPMGRAEVLQILKSLKGKTIFLSSHHMDEIRQVCSHVAYLEDGVMTKYTIDEFSKSVLEGENDEKTSNLVHFTTIANGRSL; encoded by the coding sequence ATGATTTCAATCAAAGGATTAAGTTATCACTATAAGAAAAAACAAATATTAAATCATGTTGATTTAAAAATTGAATCAGGAGAACTTTGTGCACTTGTCGGTCGAAATGGTGCAGGGAAGTCTACACTCATTCATGCGATGCTCGGATTGCTACAGGTAAAGGAAGGTCAAGTGTATTTAGCAGGGTATTCTCATAAAAAAGGGGATTGGAAAAAACATGTGGCCTATTTACCAGAGAAATTCCAGTTGCATCCGCAATTAACGGGAGAAGAGAATATGCATTTCTTTGCTTCACTAGCTGATCAAAAAGTGGATGAAGAGCGTCTTTGCGATCAACTAAAGCTAGTGAACTTATATGAAGAACGTGGTAAGCCGGTAAAGGATTATTCAAAAGGAATGTTACAACGCCTCGGGCTAGCTGTCATGCTTTACTATGATACGGAACTATTGATCTTAGATGAACCGACGAGCGGGTTAGATCCGATGGGGCGGGCCGAGGTTTTACAAATATTAAAGTCACTCAAGGGTAAAACGATCTTTTTATCTTCCCACCATATGGATGAAATCAGGCAAGTTTGTAGCCATGTTGCTTATCTAGAAGATGGGGTGATGACAAAATATACGATTGATGAATTTTCTAAGTCAGTGTTGGAAGGAGAAAATGATGAGAAAACTAGTAATCTTGTTCACTTTACTACTATTGCCAATGGTCGTAGCTTGTAG